AACGTCCAGTTCCTCTGGAGATGCCAGCGTCAGGAGGATGGCGACGGCATCGTCCTGGCCGGGATCGGTGTCGATGATGATTTTACGTGACATGGAGAACCTAAAGCAGTGCGGGATCGGTCGATCGCGTGCGAGTCGATTGAATTTGGGGGACACTAACGACTTGGCTCAGTGCGGTCGACAGCGCTGATGTTGGCGGCAACGGAACATTTGTCGCAGCGTGGCGTTGAAGAGCGTTGAGGCTTTGAACCACGGACATAAAATGGCACGCAGTGCGCGGCGACCGGCGTCGGACGAGATGAGCGAAAGCCAGTTTGAGCGGATTATGGGCAATGCGGCCCGAGTCTCGCTGGTCCTCATTGGCTTTCTGGCGCTGCTATTTGCGCTCAAGGCGGGACAAGTTTTTCTTGCTCCCATCACCCTCGCCATTGTAGTTGGCTTGATGTTCGGTCCAGTGGCTGACCGGGTCGAGCAATTCGGCGTCCCTCCCGCCATTTCTGCCGCCATCGTCGTACTCATGCTGCTCAGCGTGATCGCCGCCGGCACTTTCCTGTTTGCCGTTCCGTTGTCGGAATGGGTCGCGCGGGCGCCGATGATCTGGAACAAGCTGCAATTGCAGCTCGACAATCTGCAGGGGCCTCTTGAAACGCTGGGCAATATCCAGGAGCAGATTTCCTCGGTCTTCGCCAGTGACAAGGCCATGGCTGTGACTGTTGAAGATGGTGGTGAGATGATCGGGATGGCGCTGATTGCGCCAGCCATTCTGGCTCAGGTGCTGATCTTTCTAGCCAGCCTCTACTTTTTTGTAGCAACCCGCGACCATGTGCGCATTTCGGTACTTTCATTGTGCGTGAGCCGGCGGATGCGCTGGCGGACTGCTCATGTGTTCCGTGATGTGGAAGCCAAGGTTAGCCGCTTCCTGTTGTCGATCACCTTCATCAACTTCTGCGTCGGTTGTGCCGTATCGCTGGCCATGTGGGCCATTGGCATGCCCTCACCCATTCTCTGGGGGGCGATGGCGGCAGTGCTCAACTACATACCCTATGTCGGGCAGGGCGTGATGGTGTTGGTCCTGCTCTCCGTGGGATTGGGTACCCAGACGAGCCTTGAAGGCATTTTGCTGCCCGTCGGCTGTTATGTTGCCATCAACTTTGTTGAAGGACAGATTGTTACACCGCACTTTATTGGTCGGACGATGACACTGAACCCGTTCATCATTTTCCTTTCTATTACTTTCTGGTTGTGGGCATGGGGACCGGTAGGCGGGCTGGTCGCTGTCCCTACGCTGTTGATCGCGACCTCCATGCTCCATCACTTGCTGCCCAGCAAACCCATGGTACCGAGCAAACCAATCGGGCGTTCCGCCAATATGTCGGAACGGCAGCGTTTGTTGGCCAATACGGCACAAGCCATTCGCGAACAGGCAGACGAGGCAAAGGCAGAAGAGAAAAACGAAAAGCGCAAGAACGAACGCTTCGAGCCACCCGAAGGGACAGCGCCCAGTGGCTTAGAGACGCCAGCGTAAGTCTGCCCTGCACCCTCCATGCTTGACGTGACCGCTGCGCTGTGGCGGAACAGTCCGCAGTGGACGGGCGGGAGAGATTATCGTGGCGGCTGAAGAGATTGGACACGCAGCGGCAGCTCATGGCGTCGATCTGATCCCCGTGGTTGCGCTATTGGGCGCGGCGGTGATTGCCGTGCCGCTGTTCAAGCGGCTGGGTCTGGGCTCGGTGCTGGGCTATTTGGCAGCGGGTCTGATGCTGGGCCCCTCTGGCTTCGGGCTGATCAGCGATCCGGAATCAGTGCTCACCATCGCCGAACTGGGCGTGGTCATGTTCCTGTTCATTATCGGTCTGGAAATGGAGCCCGCCAAGCTCTGGGCCCTGCGAAAACAGATCTTTGGTCTCGGCGTCTTGCAGGTTGCAATCAGTGGCGCTTTGCTCACGGGGGCCGGGGTATTGCTCGGCTTCGCGCCGATGGTGGCCTTCGTATTCGGCATGGGTTTTGTCCTCACATCAACGGCCATTGTGATGCAGGTATTGGGCGAGCGTGGAGAACTGGCCAGCCCCGGTGGGCAGCGCATGGTCTCGATTCTGCTGCTTGAAGACCTTGCCATCGTCCCGCTGCTCGCACTGGTTGCCTTGCTTGCCCCTACCTCGGGGGAAGAGGTGGGTGTGATCAGCCGCTTACTCACTGTCGCTGCACCCATTGGTGCTGTGCTGCTGCTCATTTTTGTCGGCCGTCGGATCATGAACCCGTTCTTTGGGGTCATGGCATCGAGCAAATTGCGCGAAGTGATGACGGCTGCGGCCCTGCTGGTGGTTCTGGGCGCCGCCCTGCTTTTCCAGGCGGTCGGCCTGTCGATGGCAATGGGAGCATTTCTGGCGGGTGTTCTGTTGTCAACATCGAGTTTTCGGCATCAGCTGGAGGCTGACGTCGAGCCGTTCCGAGGCATTTTACTGGGCTTGTTCTTTCTGGCGGTGGGCATGTCGCTGGATGTGGCCGTGGTGATGAGCAGCTGGCAGATCATCGCCCTGAGTGTTGTGGCCTACATGGTGATCAAGGGGGCGGCAATCTACGCGATTGCACGCCTATTGAAGTCCAGTCATGCCGAAGCGCTGGAGCGTGCCGTGTTGATGGGGCAGGGCGGTGAATTTGCTTTCGTGCTCTATACCACCGCCGCGGCTGCCGGCCTGATTGATGGGCCGACCAATGCGATTTTTACAGCGACGGTTATCATTTCCATGGTGCTGACCCCCTGTCTGATGATCGGGCTACGCTACGCGCTACCCAAGCCGGAGCAATCGATGGAGGGGGTTGAGACCGTCAATGGTCTGGCGGAACGTATTCTGGTGATCGGCTTCGGTCGATTTGGCCAGATTGCCAGTCAGACCCTGCTTGGGCAGGGGCACAATCTGTCGATCATCGATAACGACACAGACATGATCCGGGTCGCAGCCCAGTTCGGCTTCAAAGTCTATTATGGCGATGGCACGCGCCTTGATATCCTGCGTGCCTCCGGGGCGGCTAATGTCGACCTCGTGCTGATCTGTGTCGACGACAAATCGGCCGCCAACCAGATTGCCGCAATGTTCCGAGACGAGTTCCCCTTGGTCAAGGTGATGGCACGTGCCTATGACCGCGGTCATGCCATCGAGCTGGTGAAGCTCGGTGTCGACTATCAGCTGCGCGAATTGTTCGAATCTGCAGTTGTGTTTGGCGCGCAGGCCATCCGTGCGCTGGGTGCGAGCGAGGCCGATATCGAAACCGTGGTGCAGGGCGTGCGTGAGCGCGACGCGTTGCGGTTCAAGGCGCAATTGTTCGACAATGTCAGTGCCGTCGATGCAGCCCATGACCTGTTGTTGCGCAACGCCGCAGAACAGGCGCGTGAAGGTGGGATCGAGGTCGACGCCAATGCGGTGGAAGACACCGTCAACAAGATCACCCATCCTGCGCCTCCAGCATAGATGCCCCGCAGCGCGAAGGGGGTTTCGCCTGCTCAATTTAAGTGCAAGACTAAGTTGTCTGAGGGGATATCATCGTTATGAAATCTGGATTGCGACATGCCGCAACAGCCGATCGTTTACGACGCCCCTACGCCGGAACCACGTGCAACTTCCGTTGAAGCGATTCAATCGGAAATCCTTGAAAGACTGATCTATTCAGTCGGCAAGGATCCTATCGTTGCCCGGCCACATGACTGGCTTGCCGCAACGATTCTAACGGTGCGTGACCGCGTGATGGATCGCTGGATGGAGTCCTCTCGCGAGACGTGGCGGACCTCACACAAGCGCGTCTACTATCTCAGTCTCGAGTTTCTGATCGGCCGCCTGATGCGGGACGCGATGAGCAATGTCGGGTTGATGGAGCCTGTGCGCGACGCGCTCAGGAACCTCAACGTCGATCTGGGCGATCTGATTGATCTGGAGCCTGACGCAGCGCTGGGCAATGGCGGCCTTGGTCGGCTGGCGGCGTGTTTTCTGGAGTCGATGTCGACGGTCAAAATCCCGGCCTACGGTTATGGCATTCGCTATGTGCACGGGCTGTTCCGGCAGGAGATGAGCGAAGGCTGGCAGGTCGAGCTGCCCGAGGAATGGCTGGCGCACGGCAATCCGTGGGAATTCGAGCGACGCGAAAGTGCTTATGAAGTTGGGTTCGGCGGCTATGTGGAGCCCGTGACCGATCCTGACGGCACAGTGCGCCAGGAATGGCGGCCCAATGATCACTTGCTGGCAGTGGCGTTCGACACTCCGATTGTGGGCTGGCGCGGCGCCCGGGTGAATACGCTGCGGCTGTGGAGCGCGCAGCCTATCGATCCGATCCTGCTCGACAAGTTCAATTCTGGCGACCATATCGGCGCGCTTGAAGAAAGCGCCAAGGCTGAAGCCATTACCCGTGTGCTCTATCCGGCAGATTCGACAGCAGCTGGTCAGGAATTGCGACTGCGTCAGGAGTTCTTCTTCTCCTCGGCATCCCTGCAGGACATCGTGCGGCGGCACTTGCAGCAATATGGCGATCTGGGCTCGCTGGCCGACAAGGTCGCCATTCAGCTCAATGACACCCATCCGGCAATTTCCATTGCCGAACTGATGCGCATTCTGGTCGATGATAACGGCATGGAATGGGCCCCGGCATGGAAGTTGTGCCGCGGTACCTTCGGCTACACCAATCACACGCTTTTGCCTGAAGCGCTCGAAAGCTGGCCGGTAGCGTTGCTGGAGCGTCTGCTGCCGCGTCACATGCAGATTGTGTATCAGATCAATGCGGATGTGCTGGCGGATGCGCGCGGCCGGGCCAAATTCACCGATGCCCAGGTCGCCAATGTGTCGCTGATCGACGAGGCCGGCGGCCGACGGGTGCGGATGGGGCAGTTGGCGTTTGTCGGCTCGCACTCGATTAACGGTGTGTCGGCGTTGCACACCGAGTTGATGAAGCAGACCGTGTTCTCGGACCTGCACAAGCTTTACCCGGACCGGATCAACAACAAGACCAACGGTATTACGCCCCGGCGCTGGCTTATGCAGTGCAATCCCGGGCTGACGCAATTGGTCAGCGATACGATCGGACCAGCGTTTCTGGACGATATCGATCTGCTCAAAGATCTCGATGCCTACGCCGAAGACGCAACTTTCCAGGCGCAGTTTGCCGCTGTGAAGCTGGAAAACAAGGAACGCCTGGCCAAGCTGATCAAGGATCGTCTGGGCATCAAAGTGTCGCCAGACGCCATGTTCGATGTGCAGATCAAGCGCATCCACGAGTATAAGCGTCAGCTGCTCAACATTATTCAAGCTGTTGCGCTATATGACGAAATTCGCGCACATCCGGAACGGGACTGGGTGCCACGCGTTAAGATCTTCGCTGGCAAGGCGGCGCCGGGTTACTGGAACGCCAAGCTCATCATCAAGCTGATCAACGACGTTGCCAAGGTGATTAACAACGATCCTGCGGTGCGTGGATTGCTCAAGGTAGTGTTCCTGCCCAATTACAATGTGAGCCTTGCGGAGGTCATCGTGCCGGCGGCCGATCTGAGCGAACAGATTTCGACAGCTGGCATGGAAGCCTCTGGCACAGGCAACATGAAATTCATGGCCAATGGTGCCATTACCATCGGCACGATGGACGGGGCCAATGTGGAAATGCACAAGGAAGTCGGCGCCGACAACATCGTTATTTTTGGTCTAACCACTGAAGAGGTTGAGGTGAAGCGGGGCGAGGGCGAAGTGCCGCGCGACTCGATTGATGCGTCGCCGCGCTTGCAGGAAGCGCTGGAATCGATCGCCACCGGGGTCTTCTCCCCGGATGATCCGAACCGCTATCGCGATCTGATCGGCGGACTTTACGATCATGACTGGTTCATGGTGGCGCGGGATTTCGACGCCTATGCTACGGCGCAAGCGGAAGTAGACGCCATCTGGGCGGACAAGGCGCGCTGGAATGCTATGGCGATCCGAAATACGGCGCGGGTGGGTTTTTTCTCTTCGGATCGGACGATCCGGCAGTACGCCCATGATATCTGGGATGTGGCGGTGCCTGAAGAATGACGATTTGCAGCGGGCGAAAACTGACACGCAAGATCAGGCCTGCTGAGTGTTTTGGTTTTGGCGGAGCAGCCGAATTTCCGGGTGCCGCCGTCGGGGGAGCGTGCGTGTGACCAAAGAAGACTGGCAAGCCGATGTACGGGAAGTGGAGGCTGTCGTCAGTGGGCGGCATCCCAACCCGTTTGGGTTTTTGGGCCTGCATGAAGTCAACGGCCAATGGGTGCTCCGGGCATTCGTTCCGCACGCGGAGATGCTGAGTGCATTCACGCTGGATGACACGGCGCTGGGTCACATGATCCCGCGGCACCCCGGTGGATTTTTCGAAGCGAAGGTTTCGATCAGTAAACGCCAACCGATCCGCTACCATGCCAAAAATGCTGGCGGTGAGTGGGACGTGTATGACGCCTATTCGTTCGGGCCGGTGCTGGGCCCCATGGACGACTACTATATGGGCGAAGGCAACCATTTGCGGCTGTTCGACAAGCTCGGCGCCCATGAGATGGAATTTGAGGGCATTCACGGCACGCATTTCGCAGTTTGGGCGCCCAACGCGCAGCGCGTCAGTGTGGTTGGACCTTTCAACGAATGGGACGGCCGGCGCAATCCAATGCGCAACCGCTTCGAAAACGGCATCTGGGAAGTCTTCATTCCCGTTCTGGGAACCGGCACGCTCTACAAGTACGAGATTGTCGGACCTGACGGGGTAACGCAGCCACTGAAGGCCGATCCTTTCGCGCGCCAGTCTGAAATGCGGCCCAAAACAGCCTCAATAGTGCCTGATCCGACACCCTTTACCTGGACAGATGAGAAGTATCTCGAAGAGCGTGCCACCCGCGATTGGCGGCGGACGCCAATGTCGATCTATGAGGTTCATCTGGGCAGTTGGCGCCGTCGACCTGATGGCGGCTTTCTGAGCTACGACCAGCTGGCTGAGCAGTTGGTGCCTTATGCTGCAGACATGGGATACACCCATATCGAGCTGCTGCCGATCAGCGAGCACCCCTATGATCCGAGCTGGGGCTACCAGCCGACCGGGCTCTATGCGCCGACCGCGCGGTTTGGCGATCCGGCGGGTTTTGCACGTTTCGTTGACGCTGCCCATGAAGCCGGGCTGGGGGTGATCCTGGACTGGGTGCCCGCGCACTTCCCGACCGACGCACACGGCCTGTCGAACTTCGACGGTACCGCTCTTTATGAGCACGCCGACCCTCGACAGGGGTTCCACCCGGACTGGAATACGGCGATTTACAATTTCGGCCGCAAGGAGGTTGTCAGCTTCCTGCTCAACAATGCGTTGTATTGGCTGGAGAAGTTCCACATCGACGGGCTGCGCGTGGATGCGGTGGCATCGATGCTTTACCTCGACTATTCGCGCCAACAGGGCGAATGGGTGCCGAATAAATTTGGCGGCAATGAAAATCTGGAGGCCGTCGAATTCCTGCGTCGGGTCAATACTGAAGCGTATCGCCTGCATCCAGGTACCTTCATGATTGCCGAGGAATCCACATCGTGGCCAGGGGTCAGCAAGCCGGTCGATGCCGGTGGGCTGGGCTTCGGCTTCAAGTGGAATATGGGCTTCATGAACGACACCCTGCGCTTCATGAGCCGCGAGACGATCCATCGAAAATATCATCACAGCGACATGACCTTCGGAACGGTCTACGCGTTCTCGGAGAACTTTGTGCTGCCGCTGAGCCATGACGAAGTGGTGCATGGCAAGGGGTCGCTGCTCGAAAAAATGCCAGGCGATGACTGGCAAAAATTTGCCAATCTGCGCGCCTATTTTGCCTTCATGTGGGGGCATCCCGGCAAGAAGCTGCTGTTCATGGGCCAGGAGTTTGCGCAGCGCGATGAGTGGGCGGAAGCCAAGTCACTTGACTGGTATCTGCTTGATGCGGGGATGCATGAAGGCATTCGGCGGCTAATCTCGGACCTTAATCTTGCCTATCGCGAATTGCCGGCGTTGCATGAGCGCGACTGCGAGCCAGAAGGTTTTGAGTGGGTGATCGGGAACGATCACGGCAATTCGGTATTGGCATGGTTGCGCAAGGCACCGGGCAGTGACCCGATCATGGTGGTCTCCAATTTCACGCCAGTGCCACGCTCGGGATATAAGATTCCGATGCCGATGGCGGGTAAGTGGGTTGAGCGGATCAACACGGATGCGGGTTGGTATGCTGGCTCCAACACCGGGAACCAGGGTGCTGTCGTAGCCAAGGCGGTCGAAGGGCAGCACTGGCCGGCTGAGGCCGAACTCTATCTGCCGCCGCTTTCGACGCTGTTCTTGAAGTTTGAGTCGGTCTAGGTCGGCCAAGTCTAAATACGTCCCGGAAAACGGGCATTTGTGGAGGGTTAGAAAATGGCAGACTACAGGGCACCATCGCCGCTGGCCCGCGAGGCCATGGCCTATGTACTGGCTGGTGGACGCGGTACGCGGTTGATGGAACTGACCGATCGGCGCGCCAAGCCGGCGGTGTATTTCGGGGGCAAGTCCCGCATCATCGACTTCGCACTAAGTAATGCCATCAATTCGGGTATTCGACGTATCTCCGTTGCCACGCAATACCAGGCGCATAGCCTGATCCGCCACATGTCGCGCGGCTGGAACTTCCTGCGACCCGAGCGCAACGAGAGCTTTGACGTGCTGCCAGCCAGCCAGCGGGTACGCGAAGACATGTGGTATGCCGGCACTGCAGACGCCGTGTACCAGAACATGGATATCATCGAAGATTCGGGCGCGCGGTATATCGTCATTCTGGCGGGCGACCACATCTACAAGATGGACTACGAAATCATGCTGCGGCAGCACGTCGATACTGGCGCTGACGTGACCATTGGTTGTCTGGAAGTGCCACGGATGGAAGCCGTCGGCTTCGGTGTGATGCATGTCGACGGGCGAGATCGCGTCGTTGATTTCGTCGAGAAACCTAAAGACCCACCGGGCATTCCGGACAAGCCGGACATGGCGCTGGCATCGATGGGTATCTATGTGTTCGAAACCCGGTTCCTGATGGAGCAGTTGCGGCGCGATGCGGCTACCGAAGGCTCCAACCGCGACTTTGGCAAGGATATCATTCCCTATATCGTCAAGAACGGTACCGCCTGGGCACATCGGTTCCCGCGCTCCTGCGTG
The DNA window shown above is from Devosia litorisediminis and carries:
- a CDS encoding AI-2E family transporter; the protein is MARSARRPASDEMSESQFERIMGNAARVSLVLIGFLALLFALKAGQVFLAPITLAIVVGLMFGPVADRVEQFGVPPAISAAIVVLMLLSVIAAGTFLFAVPLSEWVARAPMIWNKLQLQLDNLQGPLETLGNIQEQISSVFASDKAMAVTVEDGGEMIGMALIAPAILAQVLIFLASLYFFVATRDHVRISVLSLCVSRRMRWRTAHVFRDVEAKVSRFLLSITFINFCVGCAVSLAMWAIGMPSPILWGAMAAVLNYIPYVGQGVMVLVLLSVGLGTQTSLEGILLPVGCYVAINFVEGQIVTPHFIGRTMTLNPFIIFLSITFWLWAWGPVGGLVAVPTLLIATSMLHHLLPSKPMVPSKPIGRSANMSERQRLLANTAQAIREQADEAKAEEKNEKRKNERFEPPEGTAPSGLETPA
- a CDS encoding monovalent cation:proton antiporter-2 (CPA2) family protein; the protein is MAAEEIGHAAAAHGVDLIPVVALLGAAVIAVPLFKRLGLGSVLGYLAAGLMLGPSGFGLISDPESVLTIAELGVVMFLFIIGLEMEPAKLWALRKQIFGLGVLQVAISGALLTGAGVLLGFAPMVAFVFGMGFVLTSTAIVMQVLGERGELASPGGQRMVSILLLEDLAIVPLLALVALLAPTSGEEVGVISRLLTVAAPIGAVLLLIFVGRRIMNPFFGVMASSKLREVMTAAALLVVLGAALLFQAVGLSMAMGAFLAGVLLSTSSFRHQLEADVEPFRGILLGLFFLAVGMSLDVAVVMSSWQIIALSVVAYMVIKGAAIYAIARLLKSSHAEALERAVLMGQGGEFAFVLYTTAAAAGLIDGPTNAIFTATVIISMVLTPCLMIGLRYALPKPEQSMEGVETVNGLAERILVIGFGRFGQIASQTLLGQGHNLSIIDNDTDMIRVAAQFGFKVYYGDGTRLDILRASGAANVDLVLICVDDKSAANQIAAMFRDEFPLVKVMARAYDRGHAIELVKLGVDYQLRELFESAVVFGAQAIRALGASEADIETVVQGVRERDALRFKAQLFDNVSAVDAAHDLLLRNAAEQAREGGIEVDANAVEDTVNKITHPAPPA
- a CDS encoding glycogen/starch/alpha-glucan phosphorylase, with protein sequence MPQQPIVYDAPTPEPRATSVEAIQSEILERLIYSVGKDPIVARPHDWLAATILTVRDRVMDRWMESSRETWRTSHKRVYYLSLEFLIGRLMRDAMSNVGLMEPVRDALRNLNVDLGDLIDLEPDAALGNGGLGRLAACFLESMSTVKIPAYGYGIRYVHGLFRQEMSEGWQVELPEEWLAHGNPWEFERRESAYEVGFGGYVEPVTDPDGTVRQEWRPNDHLLAVAFDTPIVGWRGARVNTLRLWSAQPIDPILLDKFNSGDHIGALEESAKAEAITRVLYPADSTAAGQELRLRQEFFFSSASLQDIVRRHLQQYGDLGSLADKVAIQLNDTHPAISIAELMRILVDDNGMEWAPAWKLCRGTFGYTNHTLLPEALESWPVALLERLLPRHMQIVYQINADVLADARGRAKFTDAQVANVSLIDEAGGRRVRMGQLAFVGSHSINGVSALHTELMKQTVFSDLHKLYPDRINNKTNGITPRRWLMQCNPGLTQLVSDTIGPAFLDDIDLLKDLDAYAEDATFQAQFAAVKLENKERLAKLIKDRLGIKVSPDAMFDVQIKRIHEYKRQLLNIIQAVALYDEIRAHPERDWVPRVKIFAGKAAPGYWNAKLIIKLINDVAKVINNDPAVRGLLKVVFLPNYNVSLAEVIVPAADLSEQISTAGMEASGTGNMKFMANGAITIGTMDGANVEMHKEVGADNIVIFGLTTEEVEVKRGEGEVPRDSIDASPRLQEALESIATGVFSPDDPNRYRDLIGGLYDHDWFMVARDFDAYATAQAEVDAIWADKARWNAMAIRNTARVGFFSSDRTIRQYAHDIWDVAVPEE
- the glgB gene encoding 1,4-alpha-glucan branching protein GlgB yields the protein MTKEDWQADVREVEAVVSGRHPNPFGFLGLHEVNGQWVLRAFVPHAEMLSAFTLDDTALGHMIPRHPGGFFEAKVSISKRQPIRYHAKNAGGEWDVYDAYSFGPVLGPMDDYYMGEGNHLRLFDKLGAHEMEFEGIHGTHFAVWAPNAQRVSVVGPFNEWDGRRNPMRNRFENGIWEVFIPVLGTGTLYKYEIVGPDGVTQPLKADPFARQSEMRPKTASIVPDPTPFTWTDEKYLEERATRDWRRTPMSIYEVHLGSWRRRPDGGFLSYDQLAEQLVPYAADMGYTHIELLPISEHPYDPSWGYQPTGLYAPTARFGDPAGFARFVDAAHEAGLGVILDWVPAHFPTDAHGLSNFDGTALYEHADPRQGFHPDWNTAIYNFGRKEVVSFLLNNALYWLEKFHIDGLRVDAVASMLYLDYSRQQGEWVPNKFGGNENLEAVEFLRRVNTEAYRLHPGTFMIAEESTSWPGVSKPVDAGGLGFGFKWNMGFMNDTLRFMSRETIHRKYHHSDMTFGTVYAFSENFVLPLSHDEVVHGKGSLLEKMPGDDWQKFANLRAYFAFMWGHPGKKLLFMGQEFAQRDEWAEAKSLDWYLLDAGMHEGIRRLISDLNLAYRELPALHERDCEPEGFEWVIGNDHGNSVLAWLRKAPGSDPIMVVSNFTPVPRSGYKIPMPMAGKWVERINTDAGWYAGSNTGNQGAVVAKAVEGQHWPAEAELYLPPLSTLFLKFESV
- the glgC gene encoding glucose-1-phosphate adenylyltransferase; amino-acid sequence: MADYRAPSPLAREAMAYVLAGGRGTRLMELTDRRAKPAVYFGGKSRIIDFALSNAINSGIRRISVATQYQAHSLIRHMSRGWNFLRPERNESFDVLPASQRVREDMWYAGTADAVYQNMDIIEDSGARYIVILAGDHIYKMDYEIMLRQHVDTGADVTIGCLEVPRMEAVGFGVMHVDGRDRVVDFVEKPKDPPGIPDKPDMALASMGIYVFETRFLMEQLRRDAATEGSNRDFGKDIIPYIVKNGTAWAHRFPRSCVRSSNEEVSYWRDVGTIDAYWKASIDLTDIKPQLDLYDRDWPIWTYAEITPPAKFVHDFDGRRGSAVNSLVSGDCIVSGGHLNRTLLSTGSRVHSYSVLEEAVVLPHVDIGRNVRLRKVVVDRGVNIPEGLVVGEDPEFDAKWFRRSDEGVTLITQAMVNKYLAGR